The following are encoded together in the Rhineura floridana isolate rRhiFlo1 chromosome 21, rRhiFlo1.hap2, whole genome shotgun sequence genome:
- the TLCD1 gene encoding TLC domain-containing protein 1, with amino-acid sequence MGPWLRSAGLVAGSTLAFAALRRALSLTPLPAHVRRDATRTWRWRNLLVSFVHSVVAGIWAVVGVWRMPGAFTDLVHATSRSGHLLLCVSTGYFIHDALDIIVCRQSQASWEYLVHHAMAVTGLFSGILLNHFVAAGLVSLFVEVSNIFLTIRMMIRLGNLPFTTLYQVNKYINVVVYFLFRLAPQAYLTWYFVRFVEMRGQGAFLMINLVLLDGMILVFFSRLLRSDFCPDTRPQGPESEKKFLID; translated from the exons ATGGGCCCGTGGCTGCGGTCGGCCGGGCTGGTGGCGGGCTCCACGCTCGCCTTCGCCGCCCTGCGCCGGGCACTCAGCCTCACCCCGCTGCCCGCCCACGTCCGGCGCGACGCCACCCGCACCTGGCGCTGGAGGAACCTCCTCGTCTCCTTCGTCCACTCCGTCGTGGCCGGGATCTGGGCCGTCGTCGG GGTATGGCGAATGCCTGGAGCCTTCACCGACCTTGTCCACGCAACCTCTCGCTCGGGGCATTTGCTGCTGTGTGTTTCTACAG GTTATTTCATCCACGATGCTCTCGACATCATCGTGTGCCGGCAGTCCCAAGCCTCCTGGGAATATCTGGTCCACCACGCCATG GCTGTCACAGGCTTGTTCTCTGGGATCTTGCTGAACCACTTTGTTGCCGCCGGCCTCGTCTCGCTCTTTGTGGAGGTGAGCAACATCTTCCTGACCATCCGGATGATGATACGGCTGGGCAATCTGCCCTTCACGACCCTCTACCAGGTCAACAAGTACATCAATGTGGTGGTCTACTTCCTCTTCCGCCTGGCCCCGCAGGCCTACCTAACCTGGTACTTTGTGCGCTTTGTGGAGATGCGCGGCCAAGGCGCCTTCCTCATGATCAACCTGGTGCTGCTCGACGGCATGATCCTTGTGTTCTTCTCCCGCCTGCTGCGTTCTGACTTTTGCCCAGACACGCGGCCGCAGGGCCCAGAGAGCGAGAAGAAGTTCCTCATAGACTAA